A section of the Pochonia chlamydosporia 170 chromosome 2, whole genome shotgun sequence genome encodes:
- a CDS encoding vacuolar protein-sorting protein bro-1 (similar to Aspergillus terreus NIH2624 XP_001208481.1), producing the protein MPQSPMISVPLKATNEIDWVAPLKTYIRESYGDDPERYAEECATLSRLRQDMRGAGKESTSGRDMLYRYYGQLELLDLRFPVDEQHIKIAFTWFDAFTHKPTTQYSLAFEKASVIFNISAVLSCYAAFQNRAEDSPLKVAYHSFQASAGMFTYINDNFLHAPSFDLSRETVKTLIHIMLAQAQEVFLEKQVADQKKVALLAKLAAQSGYLYGQAIEGVQENVNKAIFEKVWLTMVQIKSNLLNSMAQFYQGQADDEAGQHGVAVARFEVAEKLAKEAERLSRNFPATVPASSNLSAECGGLLQEMAKRQLSAVQDKLREAVKDNDFIYHQTVPAEASLAAISKLPASKPIPVSELYAGQDMQRITGPDLFAKIVPMAVTESASLYDEEKAKLIRAETERVDTANGEMAASLDYLRLPGALQVLKGGFDQDIIPDEDFRQWCIDVADHEAPAEIFDFLRREKESIVSTLDSSSKQLDMEESVCEKMRSKYESEWSQQPSSRLTTTLRSDIRNYREALDEAMRSDSQLATKLRQNEPEFDEMRRAAQEGEVDQLFQKGVAQARARGSHASSPSHIEPNLLDADFGESGPSVMDQVNKVEDILKKLNLIKRERNQVLKDLKEKVHNDDISQVLILNKKSISNYETQLFEQELEKFRPHQNRLLQANHKQSQLMKELTAAFNALLQDKRVRSEQSKYEAIQRQRSSVINRYKRAYQEFLDLEAGLQSAKNWYSEMRETVGSLEKNVETFVNNRRAEGAQLLNQIEQERSASKSNQAELERERLRGLMERMSMEPAKATPQPATSNRPTPAPLFQPGQAPRYPQTNFQGQYQVPTSPPPGQATYPGYSSPPPQSTFSPPASYNPSQYGRTPGPTSPPPNQTSFGMNMMPHSPPPTQTSFGQTHQHQHQHQHQHQSHQTYGNYGAQGQQQGGYVPPGFVPPPPPPGPPPLGPQQTFHYEGHGAHAQGGQPRSAQPQQPHDPWAGLNAWK; encoded by the exons ATGCCGCAGTCACCCATGATATCGGTGCCTCTCAAGGCTACCAATGAAATCGATTGGGTTGCGCCATTGAAGACGTATATCCGAGAGAGTTACGGAGATGACCCGGAGCGCTACGCTGAAGAGTGCGCTACTCTCAGCCGACTGCGACAGGATATGCGCGGAGCAGGAAAGGAGAGCACGTCGGGTCGGGATATGCTATATCGATACTATGGtcagctggagctgcttgatCTGCGGTTTCCTGTGGATGAGCAGCACATCAAGATAGCATTTACATG GTTTGACGCCTTCACACACAAACCAACAACGCAATACTCTCTCGCATTTGAAAAAGCctccgtcatcttcaataTATCTGCCGTCCTATCCTGTTACGCAGCCTTCCAGAACCGCGCCGAGGATTCGCCGCTCAAAGTTGCGTATCATTCTTTCCAAGCCTCCGCCGGCATGTTCACGTATATCAACGACAACTTCCTCCACGCGCCGTCATTCGATCTCAGTCGAGAAACCGTCAAGACCCTGATACACATCATGCTGGCACAAGCGCAAGAAGTAttcttggagaagcaggTGGCCGATCAGAAGAAAGTTGCCTTGCTCGCCAAGTTGGCCGCACAGTCAGGCTATCTGTACGGACAAGCAATTGAAGGGGTTCAGGAAAACGTCAACAAGGCTATATTCGAAAAAGTGTGGTTGACAATGGTTCAG ATCAAGAGTAACCTGCTTAATTCAATGGCTCAATTCTATCAAGGCCAAGCAGACGACGAAGCAGGCCAACATGGTGTTGCAGTCGCCCGCTTCGAAGTTGCGGAAAAACTTGCCAAAGAGGCGGAAAGATTGTCGCGAAATTTCCCTGCTACAGTGCCGGCTAGCTCAAACCTCAGCGCCGAGTGTGGTGGACTCTTGCAAGAGATGGCTAAGCGACAGCTATCTGCAGTCCAAGACAAGCTCCGCGAAGCGGTCAAAGACAATGACTTCATCTATCACCAGACGGTACCGGCCGAGGCTAGTCTTGCGGCCATTTCCAAATTACCGGCATCAAAACCGATTCCCGTAAGCGAACTATACGCTGGTCAGGATATGCAGCGTATAACCGGACCCGACTTGTTCGCCAAGATTGTACCCATGGCCGTGACGGAATCTGCTAGTCTCTatgatgaagaaaaggcgAAACTCATACGAGCGGAGACGGAGAGAGTTGATACCGCGAATGGAGAGATGGCAGCAAGTCTAGACTATTTGCGCTTACCAGGAGCACTTCAAGTGCTGAAAGGAGGGTTCGACCAAGACATTATTCCAGATGAAGACTTCCGACAATGGTGCATTGACGTCGCCGATCACGAAGCCCCTGCCGAGATATTCGACTTTCTGCGGAGAGAAAAGGAGTCAATTGTGTCTACCTTGGATAGCAGTTCCAAGCAGCTTGATATGGAGGAGAGCGTATGTGAGAAGATGAGGTCCAAATACGAAAGCGAATGGAGCCAGCAACCCAGCTCTCGGTTAACAACTACATTACGATCAGACATTCGCAACTATCGAGAAGCACTGGATGAGGCAATGAGAAGCGACAGCCAACTTGCGACAAAGCTGCGCCAAAACGAGCCAGAATTTGATGAAATGCGCCGCGCCGCGCAGGAAGGTGAAGTTGATCAGCTGTTTCAAAAAGGTGTTGCTCAAGCCCGGGCTAGGGGTAGCCATGCATCCAGCCCATCCCACATCGAACCCAATCTCCTGGACGCTGATTTTGGTGAGAGCGGCCCTAGTGTGATGGACCAGGTCAACAAAGTTGAGGACATTCTCAAGAAGCTTAACCTCATCAAGCGTGAACGGAATCAGGTACTGAAGGATCTCAAAGAAAAG GTACACAATGACGATATTTCACAAGTGTTGATCTTGAACAAAAAGTCTATATCCAACTATGAGACACAGCTATTTGAgcaagagctggagaagttTAGGCCGCATCAGAATCGTTTGCTGCAGGCGAATCACAAGCAATCACAGCTAATGAAGGAATTGACGGCCGCGTTCAATGCGCTGTTGCAGGACAAGCGCGTAAGATCAGAGCAGAGCAAGTATGAGGCGATACAGCGACAGAGGTCATCAGTCATCAACAGATACAAGCGAGCATATCAGGAATTCCTGGATTTAGAGGCAGGGCTGCAAAGCGCGAAGAATTGGTATTCGGAAATGCGAGAGACGGTGGGAAGTTTGGAGAAGAATGTGGAAACGTTTGTCAACAACCGGAGGGCAGAGGGAGCTCAATTACTGAACCAAATCGAACAAGAACGGTCTGCGAGCAAGAGCAATCAAGCCGAACTAGAGCGAGAGCGGCTTCGAGGATTGATGGAACGCATGTCAATGGAACCGGCCAAGGCTACGCCTCAACCAGCGACATCCAACCGCCCAACGCCTGCACCGCTATTCCAACCGGGACAAGCGCCTCGATATCCGCAAACCAACTTTCAAGGGCAATATCAGGTAcctacatcaccaccaccaggtCAAGCCACATACCCAGGATATTCGAGCCCGCCTCCGCAAAGCACCTTCTCGCCGCCAGCATCGTACAACCCGTCTCAATATGGTCGAACTCCAGGGCCAACCTCACCACCGCCTAATCAGACGTCGTTTGGCATGAACATGATGCCGCactcaccaccgccaacgCAGACATCGTTTGGACAGAcgcaccaacatcaacatcaacaccaacaccaacatcaatctCACCAGACATACGGCAACTATGGAGCGCAGGGGCAACAACAGGGCGGCTATGTGCCTCCCGGGTTCgttccgccgccaccacctCCTGGCCCTCCGCCTCTGGGGCCACAACAGACCTTTCACTATGAGGGACATGGCGCACATGCACAGGGCGGTCAACCGCGATCAGCACAGCCGCAACAACCTCACGATCCATGGGCCGGGCTTAATGCATGGAAATAA
- a CDS encoding cytochrome b2, mitochondrial precursor (similar to Aspergillus terreus NIH2624 XP_001213977.1) — protein MALKGSDIAQHNDTKSCWVIIHGKAYDVTDFLPEHPGGSKIILKYAGKDATEEFEPIHPPDTLDKYLDKSKHLGPVDMGTVTKEEKEQDPEEEQRLQRVEQKPLLSQCYNLFDFEAVARRIMKKTAWGYYSSAADDEITMRENHSAFHRIWFRPQVLVDVETVDFSTTMLGTRVSMPFYVTATALGKLGNPEGEVVLTRAAHKHNVIQMIPTLASCSFDEIVDAKQPSQVQWLQLYVNKDREITRKIVQHAESRGCKGLFITVDAPQLGRREKDMRSKFTDQGSNVQSGQDTDTSQGAARAISSFIDPSLSWKDIPWFKSITKMPIILKGVQRVEDVLRAIQVQADGVVLSNHGGRQLDTARSGIEVLAETMPVLRAKGLQDKIEIYVDGGIRRATDIIKALCLGAKGVGIGRPFLYAMSAYGQEGVERAMQLLKDEMEMNMRLIGCASVEDLNPSLVDTKSLFVHSNSTATDALSRTVYDPLVVPAQRAKSKL, from the exons atggCCTTGAAAGGCAGTGATATTGCCCAGCACAATGACACCAAGTCATGCTGGGTCATTATCCAC GGCAAAGCCTACGACGTGACCGACTTTCTACCCG AACACCCAGGAGGTTCCAAGATTATTCTAAAATACGCC GGCAAAGATGCCACCGAGGAATTCGaacccatccatcctccCGACACTCTGGACAAATATCTCGACAAGTCCAAACACCTCGGCCCCGTGGACATGGGCACCGTGaccaaagaagagaaggaacaAGACCCcgaagaagaacaacgccTACAGCGTGTCGAGCAAAAGCCCCTCCTCTCACAATGCTACAACCTCTTCGACTTTGAAGCCGTTGCCCGCAGGAtaatgaagaagacggcaTGGGGATACTACTCGAGCGCGGCAGACGACGAAATT ACAATGCGAGAAAACCACAGCGCCTTCCACCGCATCTGGTTCCGTCCCCAAGTGCTAGTCGACGTCGAAACCGTCGACTTCAGCACCACCATGCTCGGCACCCGCGTCTCCATGCCCTTCTACGTGACGGCCACCGCCCTCGGCAAGCTGGGCAACCCAGAAGGCGAAGTCGTGCTCACCCGCGCCGCCCACAAGCACAACGTCATCCAGATGATTCCCACCCTCGCCTCCTGCTCCTTCGACGAGATCGTCGACGCCAAACAGCCCTCCCAAGTCCAATGGCTACAGCTCTACGTCAACAAGGACCGCGAAATCACCCGCAAAATCGTCCAGCACGCCGAGTCCCGCGGCTGCAAGGGcctcttcatcaccgtcGACGCCCCCCAACTCGGCCGCCGCGAAAAGGACATGCGCTCCAAGTTCACCGACCAGGGCAGCAACGTGCAGTCCGGCCAAGACACAGACACGTCCCAGGGCGCCGCGCgcgccatctccagcttcaTTGACCCCTCGCTCAGCTGGAAAGACATACCCTGGTTCAAGAGCATTACCAAAATGCCCATCATCCTCAAGGGCGTGCAGCGCGTGGAAGACGTCCTCCGCGCGATTCAAGTCCAAGCCGACGGCGTGGTGCTCTCCAACCACGGCGGCAGACAGCTCGACACGGCGCGCTCGGGCATAGAAGTCCTCGCGGAGACGATGCCCGTCCTGCGCGCAAAGGGGCTCCAGGACAAGATTGAGATTTATGTCGACGGCGGGATTCGACGGGCCACGGATATCATCAAGGCGCTGTGTCTGGGTGCCAAGGGCGTGGGGATTGGACGCCCGTTTTTGTATGCCATGAGTGCGTATGGACAGGAGGGCGTGGAGCGGGCGATGCAGCTGCTCAAGGatgagatggagatgaatATGCGGCTGATTGGGTGTGCGAGCGTCGAGGACCTGAATCCGAGTTTGGTCGATACGAAGAGCTTGTTTGTGCATTCGAATTCGACGGCTACGGATGCGTTGTCGAGGACCGTGTATGATCCGTTGGTTGTGCCGGCGCAGAGGGCGAAGAGTAAGCTATAA
- a CDS encoding sister chromatid cohesion factor (Chl12) (similar to Neosartorya fischeri NRRL 181 XP_001261492.1), translating to MLSASSPITFPKSSPAPKRATPHGQEVTKPKPRVDGPFVLDDDESEDESQERKDDTHVAKKRMLEHPTEVAIPALETEASKDNASQDATQAADIPAIEPPPSWSIQRPFFTGSILESISPPSYTAKSCCGKAISIRQRKASAAVSYETIVAARSKTKEGRAKRSYYGIEIHDLISNAAKEIARKTQTVPAEPDAPVMSIEAPVEGKKPKKTLLWTEKYRARNFMDLCGDDSTNRHVLRWLKRWDHVVFPGQTKAKPVITRRPGMKHQVEEEKPHRKILMLTGPPGLGKTTLAHVCAKQAGYEVLEVNASDDRSRDVVRNRIRTSLGTESVKNVTNSKGKDGSQRIAKPVCVIVDEVDGVTSGSGASGEGGFVKALIDLVLTDQKNAMPSTSEYNRKKKKGDDFRQMRPLVLICNDVYHPSLRPLRQSNLAEVIHVGRPSLDAVVGRVKNVFEKEGIPCDKDAVRKLCEAAWGMTSGIDAKRGAESTVEGDLRGVMVVGEWVAGRFRSSPVGVNQRLTRQWIESNILRDLSSSAAGARGLGRGNVRDIIQRLFQEGGGFPTQAMDLSESKTHHEQPQAELGFGEQRKKYAMDRLREMVETSGEISNIMTEIFAGYPNREFNDDIYLAKPNQAYDWLHFHDCCQSRLYSSQDWELAPYLSQPVLACHHLFASPKKHYTAPGGFEKRWGGTETEEDNGPPVPFSGPRADFQAREAEKQNRSQLQALQAQLSPTLMRSFRSAEDVATEFLPYLIRLVSPDVKPVVVGGSQGSMASVRKESEKIMVQRASEVLAEVGIELQKGKIESETVGGRGPQYVYRMEPDLDSLSTFETGSAILASQAPTRFAVRQVLDQELRRTIALRESNARKARFQAGGPVVAHLPVLQDDKENRVVEETASAVIKRDFFGRVIEAKPLAELDGNSERRMRKEERKVWVTYREGLNNAVRKPISLREFLRVL from the exons ATGCTGTCTGCGTCCTCGCCCATCACATTCCCCAAGAGCTCGCCAGCTCCGAAACGCGCGACTCCCCATGGACAAGAGGTTACGAAACCAAAACCCCGTGTAGACGGGCCATTCGtattggatgatgatgaatcaGAAGACGAGagccaagaaagaaaagatgATACTCACGTAGCAAAGAAGCGCATGCTCGAGCACCCGACTGAAGTTGCGATACCAGCTCTAGAAACCGAGGCGAGCAAAGACAACGCCTCTCAAGATGCAACACAAGCAGCCGATATTCCTGCCATAGAACCTCCACCAAGCTGGTCGATTCAACGTCCCTTTTTTACCGGCTCGATTCTCGAGAGCATATCTCCTCCATCATACACCGCCAAATCATGCTGCGGTAAAGCGATTTCCATCAGACAGAGAAAGGCGTCTGCTGCCGTATCCTACGAGACTATCGTAGCAGCGAGATCCAAGACGAAGGAAGGTAGAGCAAAACGAAGCTACTACGGCATTGAAATCCATGACTTGATAAGCAATGCGGCCAAGGAAATTGCAAGGAAGACTCAGACAGTTCCCGCCGAACCTGATGCGCCAGTGATGTCAATTGAGGCCCCAGTCGAGGGCAAGAAACCGAAAAAGACACTTCTATGGACTGAGAAATACCGGGCACGAAATTTTATGGACCTGTGCGGCGACGACAGCACCAATCGACATGTATTGAGATGGCTGAAGCGGTGGGATCATGTAGTGTTTCCAGGCCAGACAAAGGCTAAGCCTGTCATTACAAGACGACCCGGCATGAAGCATCaggttgaggaagagaagccaCATCGTAAGATTCTGATGCTTACCGGACCACCTGGATTGGGCAAGACGACATTAGCTCATGTCTGTGCGAAGCAGGCAGGATATGAGGTTTTAGAAGTCAATGCCAGCGATGACCGAAGCCGAGATGTGGTGAGGAATCGGATACGAACAAGTCTGGGTACGGAGAGCGTCAAGAATgtcaccaacagcaaaggcaaggaCGGGTCGCAGAGAATCGCTAAGCCTGTCTGCgtgattgttgatgaggtggaTGGGGTGACATCAGGATCGGGTGCGTCCGGAGAAGGTGGCTTTGTGAAGGCACTGATTGATCTGGTGCTTACGGATCAGAAGAACGCAATGCCATCGACGTCTGAATATAaccggaagaagaagaagggagatGACTTTCGACAAATGCGGCCACTGGTTCTTATCTGCAATGATGTCTACCACCCGTCTCTGCGACCTCTTCGGCAATCAAACCTAGCAGAGGTCATCCACGTCGGCCGACCGTCACTTGATGCCGTCGTCGGGAGGGTGAAGAATGTCTTTGAAAAGGAGGGCATACCGTGTGATAAGGATGCAGTAAGAAAGTTGTGTGAAGCAGCATGGGGTATGACAAGTGGTATCGATGCTAAACGAGGAGCAGAGAGCACAGTCGAAGGCGATTTACGTGGTGTCATGGTTGTAGGTGAATGGGTAGCAGGACGGTTTAGATCTTCACCCGTGGGCGTAAATCAGCGACTTACACGACAATGGATTGAGAGTAACATTCTACGAGACCTATCCAGCAGTGCTGCCGGAGCAAGAGGTCTCGGACGAGGAAACGTTCGAGACATTATCCAGCGACTATTCCAAGAAGGAGGCGGGTTTCCCACACAAGCTATGGATTTGTCCGAATCCAAGACGCACCACGAGCAACCACAAGCTGAGCTGGGATTTGGAGAGCAGCGGAAGAAGTACGCCATGGATCGTCTCCGTGAAATGGTCGAGACAAGCGGAGAAATTAGCAACATCATGACAGAAATCTTTGCTGGGTACCCGAACCGCGAGTTCAACGACGACATCTACCTCGCCAAACCGAACCAGGCGTACGACTGGCTGCACTTTCACGACTGTTGTCAATCGCGTCTATACTCCAGTCAAGACTGGGAACTTGCGCCATATCTCAGTCAACCGGTGCTGGCGTGCCACCACCTCTTTGCCTCGCCAAAGAAACACTACACCGCACCCGGTGGATTTGAGAAACGCTGGGGCGGCACAGaaacagaagaagacaaCGGTCCTCCCGTGCCATTTTCCGGGCCTCGAGCTGATTTCCAAGCCCGTGAGGCAGAGAAGCAAAATCGCTCCCAACTTCAAGCACTCCAAGCACAACTCAGTCCAACGCTCATGAGGTCGTTCCGCAGCGCAGAGGACGTGGCTACCGAGTTTCTACCCTATCTAATTCGTCTTGTATCACCAGACGTGAAGCCCGTAGTCGTAGGCGGCAGTCAAGGATCCATGGCCAGCGTCCGCAAGGAAAGCGAGAAAATCATGGTCCAAAGAGCGAGCGAAGTCCTCGCCGAGGTTGGAATCGAACtgcaaaaaggcaaaatTGAAAGCGAGACAGTCGGCGGTCGTGGCCCTCAATACGTATACCGCATGGAACC CGACCTCGACTCCCTCTCAACCTTTGAAACGGGATCCGCCATCCTCGCCTCGCAAGCACCTACCCGCTTTGCCGTACGGCAAGTCCTCGACCAGGAACTACGACGGACGATTGCCCTACGGGAGAGTAATGCGCGGAAAGCTCGTTTTCAGGCTGGCGGTCCTGTGGTGGCGCACCTGCCTGTCTTGCaggacgacaaggagaatcGGGTTGTGGAGGAGACGGCCAGTGCGGTGATTAAGAGAGATTTCTTTGGGAGGGTGATTGAGGCGAAGCCCTTGGCGGAGTTGGATGGGAATAGTGAgcggaggatgaggaaggagGAGCGTAAGGTGTGGGTTACGTATCGTGAGGGGTTGAATAATGCGGTTAGGAAGCCGATTTCGTTGAGGGAGTTTCTGAGGGTGCTGTAG
- a CDS encoding 30S ribosomal subunit S4 (similar to Metarhizium acridum CQMa 102 XP_007813110.1) yields MRKPYRFYSLSRPKLRQSWNKFNLYNLYRNVGREPQIRGTPTFFQQKWAAKAKTRAYHGEHIPEKKWVRLFSRRLLSAVDLPPQYLAAHDGSEQAGGRGSGLTTSKVTAESYSKVPKLSGQEKLRRRPAPFGDVNKMLSDQFTKMTPYMQMTFAPLERRLDTAVFRALFASSVRQARQFVIHGAVKVNGKKMVHPSYQLNPGDMFQVDIEKVMYGTGQQKVTQKDKRLGENLESRKKKSDAFYQTAINKAAANASTDATSAGTAGEGDKPEAETASAEETSEEQQSEGAEASGPGLESLTPEETWKLNNRALKFLLKDVKKILKNSTKDLSAKEKKQLRLFRADAKRFLSHPEDSALDIQELIEELQLQMKSHELMRESFEKLTIAPVPTDAAAETAPAAEAEGQKSAHNRQRQIDKGLDGLTEEQKEKAVRIMGESQLTREEMNKLARLLRYDEENPVDDTKPYATPWQPRPFMSAFAFIPRYLEVNPNICAAVYLRHPVARKGMAEVPTPFSYLTSQLTHNWYLERG; encoded by the exons ATGCGTAAGCCCTACAGGTTTTATAGTCTCAGTCGGCCG AAATTGCGCCAGTCATGGAACAAATTCAATCTGTATAACTTGTACCGAAACGTCGGTCGCGAGCCCCAAATTCGAGGCACACCAACCTTCTTCCAACAGAAGTGGGCAGCCAAGGCGAAAACCAGAGCCTACCACGGCGAACACATACCCGAGAAGAAATGGGTGCGCCTTTTCTCTCGCCGACTCCTTTCAGCCGTCGATCTTCCACCACAATATCTAGCCGCTCACGATGGCTCTGAACAAGCCGGCGGTCGCGGATCCGGCCTCACCACTTCCAAAGTCACTGCCGAGTCTTACTCCAAAGTCCCAAAGCTGAGCGGACAAGAGAAGTTGAGGCGGAGACCCGCTCCATTTGGCGATGTCAATAAAATGCTGTCCGATCAGTTCACAAAGATGACGCCGTACATGCAAATGACATTTGCGCCGTTGGAGCGACGGTTGGATACTGCTGTTTTCAGGGCGCTGTTCGCAAGCAGTGTGCGCCAGGCTCGCCAATTCGTCATTCACGGAGCggtcaaggtcaatggcaagaag ATGGTCCACCCATCGTACCAGTTAAACCCCGGCGACATGTTTCAAGTAGACATCGAAAAGGTCATGTACGGCACGGGACAGCAAAAGGTTACCCAAAAAGACAAGAGACTAGGAGAGAACCTTGAatcaagaaagaagaagtcagaTGCATTCTATCAGACGGCGATTAACAAAGCCGCCGCAAATGCTTCAACAGATGCTACGTCAGCTGGGACTGCAGGTGAAGGAGACAAGCCCGAGGCCGAAACCGCTTCAGCAGAGGAGACAAGTGAAGAGCAGCAGTCAGAGGGTGCAGAGGCATCTGGCCCAGGACTCGAGTCTCTCACACCCGAGGAGACCTGGAAGCTCAACAACCGGGCTCTCAAGTTCCTCCTCAAAGACGTCAAGAAGATCCTAAAGAACAGCACCAAAGACCTTTcagccaaggaaaagaagcaacTACGTCTATTCCGAGCCGATGCCAAGCGATTCCTCTCGCACCCCGAAGACAGCGCCCTCGACATACAGGAACTCATCGAagagctgcagctgcaaatGAAGAGCCACGAGCTCATGCGCGAAAGCTTCGAAAAGCTCACCATCGCCCCTGTACCAACCGATGCAGCGGCTGAGACGGCGCCCGCTGCCGAAGCAGAAGGCCAAAAATCAGCACACAACCGCCAGCGCCAGATTGACAAGGGTCTCGACGGTCTGACAGAAgagcaaaaggaaaaggctgTCCGCATCATGGGCGAGTCCCAGCTCACCCGCGAAGAGATGAACAAGCTCGCCAGGCTCCTACGGTACGACGAAGAGAATCCCGTTGACGACACCAAACCATATGCTACGCCCTGGCAACCACGACCCTTCATGTCAGCGTTCGCCTTCATCCCCCGCTATCTCGAAGTCAATCCCAACATTTGCGCCGCCGTCTACCTCCGCCACCCTGTGGCTAGAAAGGGCATGGCTGAGGTTCCTACCCCGTTCAGCTATCTCACGAGCCAGTTGACACACAACTGGTACCTCGAGCGTGGTTAA